One part of the Sphingobium yanoikuyae genome encodes these proteins:
- the thpD gene encoding ectoine hydroxylase has translation MKDLYPSRHADMAEFLPRHDPVVHADWSAGAPISRDQADAFERDGYLVLEDIFSDAEVAFLQHEARKLLADPDALEAETVITEPGGKEVRSIFRIHAQSRVIERLAADSRLVGVARFLLGDDVYIHQSRLNYKPGFQGKEFYWHSDFETWHVEDGMPRMRALSMSVLLAENTPHNGPLMLIPGSHRQYLTCVGETPEDHYRQSLKRQEYGVPDEDSLAELAHHHGIVAPTGKPGSVVIFDCNIMHGSNGNITPFPRANAFLVYNAVSNRLEAPFGVDRPRPAFIAARGEPPVITPISGPLMQEALA, from the coding sequence ATGAAAGACCTCTACCCGTCCCGCCATGCCGACATGGCGGAATTCCTGCCGCGCCACGATCCGGTCGTCCATGCCGACTGGAGCGCCGGCGCGCCGATCAGCCGCGACCAGGCCGATGCCTTCGAGCGCGACGGCTATCTGGTGCTGGAAGACATTTTCTCCGACGCGGAAGTCGCCTTCCTCCAGCACGAGGCCCGCAAGCTGCTGGCTGATCCCGATGCGCTGGAAGCCGAAACGGTGATCACCGAACCGGGCGGCAAGGAAGTCCGTTCCATCTTCCGCATCCATGCCCAGAGCCGGGTGATCGAGCGGCTGGCGGCGGACAGCCGCCTGGTCGGCGTGGCCCGCTTCCTGCTGGGTGACGATGTCTATATCCACCAGTCACGACTCAATTATAAGCCCGGTTTCCAGGGCAAGGAATTCTACTGGCACAGCGATTTCGAGACCTGGCATGTGGAGGATGGCATGCCGCGCATGCGCGCGCTGTCCATGTCGGTGCTGCTGGCCGAAAACACGCCGCATAACGGCCCGCTGATGCTGATCCCCGGATCGCATCGCCAATATCTGACCTGCGTCGGCGAGACGCCCGAGGACCATTATCGCCAGTCGCTCAAGCGCCAGGAATATGGCGTTCCCGACGAGGACAGCCTGGCCGAACTGGCGCATCATCATGGCATCGTCGCGCCGACCGGCAAGCCCGGATCGGTGGTGATCTTCGACTGCAACATCATGCACGGGTCGAACGGCAACATCACGCCATTCCCGCGCGCCAATGCCTTCCTGGTCTATAATGCGGTGTCCAACCGGCTGGAGGCGCCCTTTGGTGTCGACCGGCCGCGCCCTGCGTTCATCGCCGCGCGCGGCGAACCGCCGGTCATCACGCCGATCAGCGGCCCCCTGATGCAGGAGGCGCTGGCATGA
- a CDS encoding ectoine synthase, translating to MIVRKLQDIRKSDRNVKSKGWESARLLLKDDNMGFSFHVTTMYAGEELHMHYQNHLEAVLVLKGTGTIEDLGTGITHQLAPGVMYALNAHDQHIVRPETDILCACTFNPPVTGKEVHDENGAYPADISAAREPALAD from the coding sequence ATGATCGTTCGCAAGCTTCAGGACATCCGCAAGTCCGACCGCAATGTGAAGTCCAAGGGCTGGGAAAGTGCCCGCCTTCTGCTGAAGGACGACAATATGGGCTTTTCCTTCCACGTCACCACCATGTACGCGGGCGAGGAATTGCACATGCACTACCAGAACCATCTGGAGGCGGTGCTCGTGCTCAAGGGCACCGGCACGATCGAGGATCTGGGCACCGGCATCACCCATCAGCTGGCGCCCGGCGTCATGTATGCGCTCAATGCCCATGACCAGCATATCGTGCGGCCGGAAACCGACATATTGTGCGCCTGCACCTTCAATCCGCCGGTCACCGGTAAGGAAGTGCATGACGAGAATGGCGCCTATCCCGCCGATATCAGCGCCGCGCGCGAGCCTGCGCTGGCCGACTGA
- the ectB gene encoding diaminobutyrate--2-oxoglutarate transaminase yields the protein MTVTTQPKPTSAMPDTAIYERRESAVRSYARAMPRQFNRAEGVWMHDNQGGRYLDFLSGCSTLNYGHNHPVLKAALVDYIAGDGITHGLDLHTDAKADFLATLEDVILRPRGLDYRAMFTGPTGTNAVEAAIKLARKITGRELVIAFTNGFHGMTLGALACTGNAAKRGGAGVPLSHVAHEPYDGYHGPDVDTADLLERRLSDPSSGLDAPAAILVETVQGEGGLNAASPQWLRRIAEIARRHGALMIVDDIQAGCGRTGNFFSFEGMGFTPDIVTMAKSLSGMGLPFALTLFRPELDQWAPGEHNGTFRGNNHAFVTATAALRHFWGDAQFEQDIARRGALLERRLDAMAAEHGLSTRGRGMMRGIDVGSGEVAQTITAACFAQGLIIETSGAHDEIVKVLAPLVIEDAVLSAGLDILEESIRSALTVTYGVAAE from the coding sequence ATGACCGTCACGACCCAGCCCAAACCCACCAGCGCCATGCCCGACACGGCCATTTATGAGCGACGCGAGTCCGCCGTGCGCAGCTATGCCCGCGCCATGCCGCGCCAGTTCAACCGTGCGGAAGGCGTGTGGATGCACGACAATCAGGGCGGCCGCTATCTCGACTTCCTGTCGGGTTGCTCCACGCTCAATTATGGCCACAATCACCCGGTCCTGAAGGCCGCGCTGGTCGACTATATCGCCGGCGACGGTATCACCCATGGCCTCGACCTGCACACCGATGCCAAGGCCGACTTCCTTGCCACGCTGGAGGATGTGATCCTGCGTCCCCGCGGGCTTGATTATCGCGCCATGTTCACCGGGCCGACCGGCACCAATGCGGTCGAGGCCGCGATCAAGCTGGCGCGCAAGATCACGGGTCGCGAACTGGTGATCGCCTTCACCAACGGTTTCCACGGCATGACGCTGGGCGCGCTCGCCTGCACCGGCAATGCCGCCAAGCGCGGCGGCGCGGGCGTGCCGCTGAGCCATGTCGCCCATGAACCCTATGACGGCTATCATGGTCCCGATGTCGATACCGCCGACCTGCTGGAGCGGCGCCTGTCCGATCCGTCGAGCGGCCTCGACGCGCCGGCCGCCATCCTGGTGGAGACAGTGCAGGGCGAAGGTGGCCTCAATGCCGCCTCGCCGCAATGGCTGCGCCGGATCGCCGAGATCGCCAGGCGCCATGGCGCGCTGATGATCGTCGACGACATCCAGGCCGGCTGTGGCCGTACCGGCAATTTCTTCAGCTTCGAAGGCATGGGCTTCACCCCCGACATCGTCACCATGGCGAAGTCGCTGTCGGGCATGGGCCTGCCCTTTGCGCTCACCCTGTTCCGTCCGGAACTGGATCAATGGGCGCCGGGCGAACATAATGGCACCTTCCGGGGCAATAACCATGCCTTCGTCACCGCCACCGCCGCGCTGCGCCATTTCTGGGGCGATGCGCAGTTCGAACAGGATATCGCCCGTCGCGGCGCGCTGCTGGAACGGCGGCTGGACGCGATGGCGGCCGAACATGGCCTGTCGACGCGCGGCCGCGGCATGATGCGCGGCATCGACGTCGGATCGGGCGAAGTCGCTCAGACCATCACCGCCGCCTGCTTTGCGCAGGGGCTCATCATCGAAACCAGCGGCGCGCATGACGAGATCGTCAAAGTGCTGGCGCCCCTCGTGATCGAGGACGCCGTGCTGTCGGCCGGGCTCGACATTCTCGAGGAGAGCATCCGGTCCGCGCTGACCGTCACCTATGGCGTCGCCGCAGAATAA
- the ectA gene encoding diaminobutyrate acetyltransferase: MVLRKPVATDGPAISGLIAACPPLDPNSAYCNLLQCTDFADSCIVAERGGGVVGWVSGYRPPAAPENFFVWQVAVSSAARGQRLAGRMIEALLARPAQAGVTHLTTTITDDNRASWALFQGLARRWGVRIEKTARFEEQAHFAGARATEWQARIGPLPTPAQS; the protein is encoded by the coding sequence ATCGTCTTACGCAAGCCCGTCGCCACGGATGGGCCAGCCATCAGCGGATTGATTGCGGCCTGTCCGCCGCTTGATCCCAATTCGGCCTATTGCAACCTGCTGCAATGCACGGACTTTGCCGACAGCTGCATCGTCGCCGAGCGCGGCGGTGGGGTGGTCGGCTGGGTATCGGGCTATCGCCCGCCGGCAGCGCCCGAGAATTTCTTCGTCTGGCAGGTCGCGGTGTCGTCCGCCGCGCGTGGCCAGCGCCTTGCCGGGCGCATGATCGAGGCGCTGCTGGCCCGGCCCGCGCAGGCCGGCGTCACCCATCTGACGACGACCATCACCGACGATAATCGCGCCTCCTGGGCCCTGTTCCAGGGGCTGGCGCGGCGGTGGGGCGTTCGGATCGAAAAGACCGCCCGCTTTGAAGAACAGGCCCATTTTGCCGGCGCCCGCGCCACCGAATGGCAGGCGCGCATCGGCCCGTTGCCGACCCCGGCACAGAGTTGA
- a CDS encoding MarR family winged helix-turn-helix transcriptional regulator, which yields MDSEIASLTLRALRRVLRATEIGSRQLATTTGLTPSQLLVLREIDARLSVTPSAVAQALQFSQATITAIVDRLVALGFVQRQRGERDKRQIHLTLLPAGRDALADAPDPLQKRFTDRFDALPTWEQAMILAATERLAMLMDADSIDAAPLLDSGRIDRSEPL from the coding sequence ATGGATTCCGAAATCGCCTCCCTGACCCTGCGCGCGCTGCGCCGCGTCCTGCGCGCGACCGAAATCGGCAGCCGTCAGCTGGCGACGACGACCGGGCTCACGCCGTCGCAATTGCTGGTGCTGCGGGAAATCGACGCGCGCCTGTCCGTCACCCCCTCCGCCGTGGCGCAGGCGCTGCAATTCAGCCAGGCGACGATCACCGCGATCGTCGACCGGCTGGTCGCGCTCGGCTTCGTCCAGCGCCAGCGCGGCGAGCGCGACAAGCGCCAGATCCACCTGACCCTGCTGCCCGCCGGTCGTGATGCCCTGGCCGATGCCCCCGACCCGCTGCAGAAGCGCTTCACCGATCGCTTCGACGCCCTCCCCACCTGGGAACAGGCCATGATCCTTGCCGCGACGGAAAGGCTGGCGATGCTGATGGACGCAGATTCGATCGACGCCGCGCCCCTGCTCGACAGCGGCAGGATCGACCGGTCGGAGCCGCTTTGA
- a CDS encoding Csu type fimbrial protein yields the protein MFRFKLAASLAAAALLTGLAGTAQAATTTTTFPVTATVIKACVVSATALAFGNYDPTATGPTDATSTLSVLCTVGTTYTVGLTAGTASGATVTTRKMSSGSNLLSYALYQDSAHTTNWGNTPATDTAAATAPVGTNALTVYGRITAGQNVPIGSYSDTITVNVVY from the coding sequence ATGTTTCGTTTCAAACTGGCCGCATCCCTCGCAGCCGCGGCCCTGCTGACGGGTCTTGCAGGCACGGCCCAGGCAGCCACCACCACCACGACCTTCCCGGTTACCGCAACCGTGATCAAGGCCTGCGTCGTGTCGGCGACGGCGCTGGCGTTCGGCAATTATGACCCGACCGCAACCGGACCGACCGACGCCACCTCCACCCTGTCGGTTCTCTGCACGGTCGGCACCACCTACACGGTCGGCCTGACCGCGGGCACTGCATCGGGCGCGACCGTGACCACGCGCAAGATGTCGAGCGGAAGCAATCTGCTGAGCTATGCGCTGTATCAGGATTCGGCGCACACGACGAACTGGGGCAACACACCTGCAACCGACACCGCCGCCGCGACGGCGCCGGTCGGCACCAATGCCCTGACCGTCTATGGCCGGATCACGGCCGGCCAGAATGTCCCGATCGGTTCCTATAGCGACACCATCACCGTCAACGTCGTCTATTGA
- a CDS encoding fimbrial biogenesis chaperone, with product MPKMFARCAAAALLALAQPATAWAATLKIYPVLVALDDKTPVETMTIENSGDAPARMQVRVVAWRQDNGQDLFEETRDILANPPLFEIAAGGQQIARFGLRTAASPTEKSYRVFLEEIPTDRPTAAGEIRTLLRVSIPIFVTAPGAQASLAWQLTATNDRQLTLTARNEGSAHVHLNRLDLKRADGTALATRQESIYILPGATRSFLFDMQRPVRGGEKLTLEAATGQRSLTAELVLQSASHAGGTR from the coding sequence ATGCCCAAGATGTTCGCACGATGCGCGGCGGCGGCCCTGCTCGCCCTGGCGCAGCCCGCCACCGCCTGGGCCGCGACGCTGAAAATCTATCCGGTCCTGGTCGCGCTTGACGACAAGACCCCGGTCGAGACGATGACGATCGAAAATAGCGGCGATGCGCCGGCCCGCATGCAGGTGCGGGTCGTGGCATGGCGGCAGGATAATGGGCAGGATCTGTTCGAGGAAACACGCGACATCCTGGCCAATCCGCCGCTGTTCGAAATAGCCGCAGGCGGGCAGCAGATTGCGCGCTTCGGCCTGCGCACGGCCGCCTCACCGACCGAGAAAAGCTATCGCGTCTTCCTGGAGGAAATCCCGACCGATCGCCCGACCGCCGCTGGCGAGATCCGCACATTGCTGCGCGTCAGCATCCCCATCTTCGTGACCGCGCCCGGTGCGCAGGCATCCCTGGCGTGGCAGCTGACCGCCACCAATGACAGGCAGCTGACGCTGACCGCACGCAATGAAGGCAGCGCGCACGTCCACCTCAATCGCCTCGACCTGAAGCGGGCCGACGGCACCGCATTGGCGACGAGGCAGGAATCGATCTACATCCTTCCCGGCGCGACACGCAGCTTCCTGTTCGACATGCAACGGCCGGTGCGCGGCGGAGAGAAGCTGACGCTGGAGGCGGCCACCGGCCAGCGCAGCCTGACCGCAGAGCTCGTCCTCCAGTCGGCATCCCATGCCGGTGGGACGCGCTAG
- a CDS encoding fimbria/pilus outer membrane usher protein yields MMLASVTLNGRLLPGDYLLARRAGAFLVRVKDLAAWRMRPPTGTAMMIDGDAFVALSALGGVAAAFDEPNQALLLTVSPEAFEATSVAPASTVAAPSDNMLAAFLNYDISAEYAGKARLGAFVEAGLSDDWGVVSNSMLLGNGTVYGRATRLDSYYLRDDPINLTRLVIGDGVTDARDWTRQIRFGGVRFGTEFALQPSLLTFPTPSLAGSAAVPSNVELLVNGTQRFQTDVGQGPFSINQVPLVTGAGQVTLVIRDPLGVERHVTSSYYVSSHLLRAGLASWSMEAGAERRGYGLRSFGYDNPFLAGTYRRGLTDRLTIEGRAEASADVTMAGGGVNMIIVPIGEISLAAAGSTSQAGEGLLYRAAFARNAPTWNVALSYQRASNRYREIGVERDSERIVEQVQGSAGWSLGTMGTIGASYTSLTYADSQSARVLSGNYSLSLRDKAFVSAYAIRSRFSESGHENSIGFNLTIPFGPRSSAYLQADRGGVRAEMRSTPPQSGGWGYRAAISTGSNAQQQGEILWRGNAAEMTAQVDRAGGQTGWRVTGQGGLLLADGALFPTRRVESGFAVVRVPGQADVRIYQENRLVARTDAHGMAVIPDLRPYEINRLSIAAADVPIDIRMPNDQIRVVPRYRGAVSARFVAVREHPATLRIVMPDGAPAEIGASVTAEDERSFVGNDGAVFIRSLHPGMMLTVDTGDGPCHVRVDAVPDEMLPVIGPLTCVP; encoded by the coding sequence ATGATGCTGGCCTCGGTCACACTCAACGGCCGGCTGTTGCCAGGCGACTATCTGCTTGCGCGGCGCGCCGGCGCATTCCTGGTGCGCGTGAAGGATCTGGCCGCCTGGCGGATGCGCCCGCCGACCGGCACGGCAATGATGATCGATGGCGACGCCTTTGTCGCGCTATCCGCGCTCGGCGGCGTCGCGGCCGCCTTCGACGAGCCCAATCAGGCCTTGTTGCTGACGGTGTCGCCCGAAGCCTTCGAAGCGACCAGCGTTGCGCCCGCCAGCACCGTCGCCGCGCCCAGCGACAATATGCTCGCCGCCTTCCTCAACTATGACATTTCGGCCGAATATGCCGGCAAGGCGCGCCTGGGCGCCTTCGTGGAGGCGGGGCTGTCCGATGACTGGGGCGTGGTGTCGAACAGCATGCTGCTGGGCAACGGCACGGTCTATGGCCGGGCGACCCGGCTGGACAGCTATTATCTGCGTGACGATCCGATCAACCTGACGCGCCTCGTCATCGGCGATGGCGTGACGGACGCGCGCGACTGGACGCGGCAGATCCGCTTTGGCGGCGTGCGCTTCGGCACCGAGTTCGCCCTGCAGCCAAGCCTCCTGACCTTTCCGACCCCGTCCCTTGCCGGCAGCGCCGCCGTGCCGTCGAACGTGGAACTGCTGGTGAACGGCACCCAACGCTTCCAGACCGACGTCGGCCAGGGGCCCTTCTCCATCAACCAGGTGCCGCTAGTCACGGGTGCCGGCCAGGTGACGCTGGTGATCCGCGATCCGCTGGGTGTGGAGCGGCACGTCACGTCCAGCTACTATGTGAGTTCCCACCTGCTGCGCGCGGGCCTGGCGTCCTGGTCGATGGAGGCAGGAGCCGAACGGCGCGGCTATGGGCTGCGCAGCTTCGGCTATGACAATCCCTTCCTGGCCGGCACCTATCGCCGCGGCCTGACCGACCGGCTGACGATCGAGGGACGGGCCGAAGCCAGCGCCGACGTCACCATGGCCGGCGGCGGCGTCAACATGATCATCGTTCCGATCGGCGAGATCAGCCTGGCGGCAGCGGGATCGACGAGCCAGGCCGGTGAGGGCCTGTTGTATCGGGCAGCCTTTGCCCGCAACGCGCCGACCTGGAACGTCGCTCTCAGTTACCAGCGGGCGTCGAACCGCTATCGCGAAATCGGCGTGGAGCGCGACAGCGAGCGGATCGTGGAACAGGTGCAAGGCTCTGCCGGATGGAGCCTGGGCACCATGGGCACGATCGGCGCATCCTATACCAGCCTGACCTATGCCGACAGCCAGTCCGCCCGCGTCCTGTCGGGCAATTACAGCCTGTCCCTGCGCGACAAGGCCTTTGTCAGCGCCTACGCGATCCGCAGTCGCTTTTCGGAAAGCGGCCATGAAAACAGCATCGGCTTCAACCTGACCATCCCCTTCGGCCCGCGCAGCAGCGCCTATCTCCAGGCCGACCGGGGTGGCGTGCGGGCGGAAATGCGCAGCACCCCGCCGCAAAGCGGAGGCTGGGGCTATCGGGCGGCGATTTCGACCGGCAGCAACGCGCAACAGCAGGGCGAGATTCTGTGGCGCGGCAATGCGGCGGAGATGACCGCGCAGGTGGACCGTGCCGGCGGACAAACCGGCTGGCGTGTCACCGGCCAGGGCGGCCTGTTGCTGGCCGATGGCGCGCTGTTCCCGACCCGCCGGGTGGAAAGCGGCTTTGCCGTGGTGCGCGTGCCCGGCCAGGCCGATGTGCGCATCTATCAGGAAAACCGCCTGGTCGCGCGGACCGACGCCCATGGCATGGCCGTCATTCCCGACCTGCGCCCCTATGAAATCAATCGCCTCAGCATCGCGGCGGCGGACGTGCCGATCGACATCCGGATGCCCAATGACCAGATCAGGGTGGTGCCGCGCTACCGTGGCGCCGTCAGCGCGCGTTTCGTCGCGGTCCGGGAGCATCCGGCGACATTGCGCATCGTGATGCCGGACGGCGCGCCGGCGGAAATCGGCGCCAGCGTCACCGCGGAAGATGAAAGATCCTTCGTCGGCAATGATGGTGCCGTCTTCATCCGCAGCCTTCACCCCGGCATGATGCTGACCGTCGATACGGGGGACGGCCCCTGCCATGTTCGGGTCGACGCCGTGCCGGACGAAATGCTACCAGTGATCGGGCCGCTGACATGCGTGCCATAA